One window from the genome of Cucumis melo cultivar AY chromosome 12, USDA_Cmelo_AY_1.0, whole genome shotgun sequence encodes:
- the LOC103500702 gene encoding uncharacterized protein LOC103500702, producing MRSIATQGEPSSSSAKEISYVEKHGAAKRTRVLRITGRTLLGLMILVAIAMIICWLIVFPRNPDLIVETGKVIPHSLTDRKLNATIAFTVTSYNPNKKASIRMDSMRMIVTDMGLSFWSDIPSFTQPPKNKTVLNSTIQGNFIYPFGHMKELVKLEGISPDLRFSAKVSYIMERWTSRGRLLEVYCDSLRLKFNDSTVFDNKKCKVDL from the exons ATGAGAAGCATTGCTACACAAGGAgaaccatcatcatcatcagcAAAAGAAATATCCTATGTAGAAAAACATGGGGCCGCAAAAAGAACAAGGGTGTTGAGAATCACAGGAAGAACCTTATTGGGTTTAATGATTCTCGTTGCTATCGCAATGATTATATGTTGGCTTATTGTGTTTCCCAGAAACCCAGATCTCATTGTGGAAACTGGCAAAGTTATACCCCATAGTTTAACTGATAGAAAGTTGAATGCTACCATAGCTTTTACTGTTACAAGCTATAACCCTAACAAAAAAGCCTCCATTCGTATGGATTCTATGAGAATGATAGTTACTGATATGGGGTTGTCGTTTTGGTCCGACATCCCTAGCTTCACCCAGCCACCGAAAAACAAAACCGTCTTGAACTCCACCATCCAAGGCAACTTCATATACCCATTTGGGCACATGAAAGAATTGGTGAAGTTGGAGGGGATCAGTCCGGATCTTCGCTTCTCGGCTAAAGTCAG TTACATTATGGAGAGATGGACATCGAGAGGTCGATTGTTGGAGGTCTACTGTGATAGCCTTAGGCTTAAGTTCAATGATTCTACAGTTTTTGATAACAAAAAATGCAAAGTTGATCTATAA